In one Neobacillus sp. CF12 genomic region, the following are encoded:
- a CDS encoding YusG family protein, with product MTLKQQKIDVTDRVVGKMKNGEMELFLDDTPIGKIQLPGDMTFQLDQRFEVEQRKIFQNVTVTEQPNAKYTDCDDGGWC from the coding sequence ATGACATTGAAACAACAGAAAATAGATGTAACAGATCGTGTAGTTGGAAAAATGAAAAATGGCGAGATGGAATTGTTTCTAGATGATACCCCAATTGGAAAAATTCAGCTGCCAGGAGACATGACTTTTCAACTTGATCAACGATTTGAAGTGGAACAGCGGAAGATTTTTCAGAATGTGACAGTGACAGAGCAGCCAAATGCAAAATATACGGATTGTGATGATGGTGGATGGTGCTAG
- a CDS encoding toprim domain-containing protein, giving the protein MNDTYGDKVLIVEGKSDKKKVKSILKEPIEIVCTNGTISMTKLDELIDTLEDKDVYILVDADDAGEKLRKQLKREFPQAEHIYIDRMYREVATAPVYHLATVLLGANIDVHSEFLEMG; this is encoded by the coding sequence ATGAATGATACGTATGGTGATAAAGTTCTGATTGTAGAAGGCAAATCAGATAAGAAAAAGGTAAAAAGTATTCTGAAGGAACCAATCGAAATTGTCTGCACAAATGGGACTATAAGCATGACGAAATTGGACGAATTAATTGATACACTTGAAGATAAAGACGTCTATATCCTCGTTGATGCCGATGATGCTGGTGAAAAGCTTCGAAAACAATTAAAAAGGGAGTTCCCTCAAGCGGAACATATCTATATTGACAGGATGTACCGTGAAGTAGCAACTGCACCCGTTTATCATCTAGCCACAGTCCTCTTAGGTGCAAATATTGATGTTCATTCAGAATTTTTAGAAATGGGTTAA
- a CDS encoding thioredoxin family protein translates to MTDWNLDDVSSFLKNHSSGLIYFYTPLCGTCQVASRMLQVIEKMVDVNIGKMNLNFSPELANKFEIESVPCLLIIKDGEVLEMIYAFRSVPFLYEKIKQSLL, encoded by the coding sequence ATGACCGATTGGAACCTTGATGATGTATCATCATTCTTAAAAAATCATTCATCTGGACTCATTTACTTCTATACTCCCTTATGTGGTACTTGTCAGGTAGCATCGAGAATGCTCCAAGTCATAGAGAAAATGGTTGACGTGAATATAGGAAAAATGAATCTAAATTTTTCCCCTGAATTAGCAAATAAGTTTGAAATAGAAAGTGTACCATGCTTGTTAATTATTAAGGATGGAGAAGTACTTGAGATGATTTATGCATTTCGCTCTGTTCCTTTTCTATATGAAAAAATTAAACAATCGTTACTCTAA
- a CDS encoding SCP2 sterol-binding domain-containing protein, with product MEEMIQVFLSAIKKCDHVLKLIENLDGLKIKLVCENAEGLLVFHRGEVFSLVDNDDRSVTYVIRGQRDSIYSLLEGNQKLRTLIQNKKLKITAPFRTILLIESIFYLTKPEKQFDKFIS from the coding sequence ATGGAAGAAATGATACAAGTATTCCTTTCTGCTATCAAGAAATGCGATCACGTTCTTAAATTGATTGAAAACCTGGATGGTCTAAAAATAAAGCTGGTTTGCGAAAACGCAGAGGGTCTTCTTGTATTTCATCGTGGGGAGGTTTTCTCACTCGTTGACAATGATGATCGTTCAGTCACTTATGTCATAAGAGGTCAGCGAGATTCCATCTATAGTCTGCTTGAAGGCAATCAAAAATTAAGGACTTTAATCCAAAACAAAAAACTTAAAATAACCGCACCATTTCGCACCATTCTACTAATCGAATCAATCTTTTACTTAACCAAACCAGAGAAGCAGTTTGATAAGTTTATTTCATAG
- a CDS encoding O-acetylhomoserine aminocarboxypropyltransferase/cysteine synthase family protein: MGENQKNYRFETLSVHGGLAPDPVTGARAVPIYQNNAYQFKNTEHAANLFALKETGYIYTRIHNPTTTVFEERVALLEGGVGALAVASGMAAITLAILNIAEAGDEIVSASTLYGGTYNLFAVTLPKYGINVKFVDPEDPENFRAAITDKTKAVFAETIGNPSLRILDIEKVAGIAHEAGVPLIIDNTFATPYLCRPIEFGADIVIHSATKWLLGNGTTTGGVIVDGGKFDWNSPKFPGFTTPDPSYHDLVYAEALGAVAYIIKARVQLLRDLGPSLSPQNAFQFTLGLETLHVRMKEHVANTKEVVNYLLKHPAVEWVSYPGHPSHPDHELAAKYLPKGAGSIIVFGIKGGREAGAKLIDSITLFAHVANVGDAKSLIIHPASTTHQQLDAEGLKASGVSEDLIRLSIGIENVEDLIDDLESAIEAATGVASLKAKA; this comes from the coding sequence ATGGGGGAAAATCAAAAGAATTATCGTTTTGAAACGTTGAGTGTTCATGGTGGATTGGCACCAGATCCAGTAACAGGAGCACGTGCCGTACCAATCTATCAAAATAATGCTTACCAATTTAAAAACACAGAACATGCTGCAAATCTTTTTGCGTTGAAGGAAACTGGATACATATATACACGCATTCATAACCCAACCACTACCGTTTTCGAGGAAAGAGTTGCACTATTAGAAGGCGGAGTGGGAGCGTTAGCGGTAGCAAGCGGAATGGCTGCGATTACTTTGGCAATCTTAAATATTGCTGAAGCAGGAGATGAAATTGTTTCAGCCTCAACTTTATATGGCGGCACATATAATTTATTTGCTGTGACGCTTCCGAAATATGGAATCAACGTTAAGTTTGTAGACCCTGAAGATCCAGAAAATTTCCGTGCAGCGATTACCGATAAAACAAAAGCAGTGTTTGCCGAAACGATCGGCAATCCGTCTTTAAGAATCCTTGATATTGAAAAGGTAGCGGGAATTGCCCACGAAGCTGGAGTCCCGTTAATCATTGATAATACATTTGCGACTCCATACCTATGCCGACCAATCGAATTTGGTGCTGATATTGTTATCCATTCAGCAACGAAATGGCTTTTAGGTAATGGAACAACAACAGGCGGGGTTATTGTAGACGGAGGAAAATTTGATTGGAATTCACCTAAATTTCCTGGTTTTACGACTCCTGACCCAAGCTATCATGACCTTGTATATGCAGAAGCACTTGGTGCTGTTGCCTACATTATTAAAGCCCGCGTACAGTTATTGCGTGATTTAGGACCATCATTAAGTCCACAAAACGCATTTCAATTCACGCTTGGACTTGAAACACTTCATGTCCGTATGAAGGAACATGTTGCGAATACAAAAGAAGTAGTTAATTACTTATTAAAGCATCCTGCAGTGGAATGGGTATCTTACCCTGGTCACCCATCACACCCTGATCATGAGTTGGCTGCTAAGTATTTGCCAAAAGGAGCAGGTTCCATCATTGTATTTGGTATAAAAGGTGGAAGAGAAGCAGGAGCTAAATTAATCGATTCCATTACCCTATTTGCCCATGTAGCGAATGTTGGTGACGCAAAGAGCTTAATTATTCATCCAGCCAGCACTACCCATCAGCAGTTAGATGCAGAAGGGCTTAAGGCTTCTGGAGTTTCAGAGGACCTAATTCGCCTTTCTATTGGTATTGAAAATGTTGAGGACCTAATTGATGACCTAGAATCAGCGATTGAAGCAGCTACGGGTGTTGCTTCCTTAAAGGCGAAGGCTTAA
- a CDS encoding methionine ABC transporter ATP-binding protein, with translation MISIKDVGKVFPSKQGQLKAVDDVNLEIKEGEIFGVIGYSGAGKSTLIRMLNGLELPTEGSVTVAGRVISKIRGSELRKARQEISMIFQHFNLLWSRTVSENIAFPLEIAGVNGPERKKRVNELIKLVGLEGRENAYPSQLSGGQKQRVGIARALANNPKVLLCDEATSALDPQTTDSILDLLVDINKRLGLTIVLITHEMHVIRKICHRVAVMESGRIVELGQVLDVFKNPQQPITRRFVQQVTEPEETKETIEHLLERYPYGKVVQLSFVGEAAEQPLITTLIRDFDVVVNILQGKISHTQNGSYGTLFIHLDGKADVIQKAINYIHSQQVGVEVISNG, from the coding sequence ATGATTTCTATAAAAGATGTAGGTAAAGTTTTTCCTTCTAAACAGGGTCAATTGAAGGCAGTTGATGATGTTAATTTAGAAATAAAAGAAGGAGAAATTTTTGGTGTAATCGGATATAGTGGTGCCGGAAAAAGTACCTTAATTCGAATGCTGAATGGTCTTGAGCTCCCAACGGAAGGGTCTGTTACCGTAGCTGGCCGGGTTATTTCAAAAATTAGGGGCAGTGAACTCAGGAAAGCACGCCAAGAAATTAGTATGATTTTTCAGCATTTTAACTTGCTTTGGTCAAGGACAGTTAGTGAGAATATCGCGTTTCCTTTAGAAATTGCTGGGGTTAATGGACCAGAAAGGAAAAAACGAGTCAATGAACTAATCAAATTAGTAGGTCTTGAAGGAAGAGAAAATGCCTATCCATCACAGCTCAGCGGCGGTCAAAAACAGCGTGTTGGAATTGCCAGAGCACTCGCAAATAATCCCAAAGTGCTGCTTTGTGATGAAGCGACTTCTGCACTAGATCCACAGACTACTGATTCCATTTTGGATTTGTTAGTCGATATCAATAAACGACTTGGCTTAACCATTGTGTTGATTACACATGAAATGCATGTGATTCGTAAAATTTGTCATCGGGTAGCTGTTATGGAAAGTGGCAGAATCGTAGAGTTGGGTCAGGTGCTAGATGTGTTTAAAAACCCTCAGCAGCCAATCACCAGACGATTTGTTCAGCAGGTAACAGAACCGGAAGAAACGAAAGAAACGATCGAACATTTACTCGAACGTTATCCGTATGGAAAGGTGGTTCAGCTCTCGTTTGTCGGAGAGGCAGCCGAACAGCCATTGATTACCACTCTAATCAGGGATTTTGACGTTGTCGTAAACATTCTGCAAGGGAAAATTTCACACACTCAAAACGGGTCCTACGGTACTTTATTTATACACTTAGATGGTAAGGCAGACGTTATTCAGAAAGCCATTAATTATATCCACTCTCAACAAGTCGGTGTGGAGGTGATTAGTAATGGCTAG
- a CDS encoding methionine ABC transporter permease yields the protein MASFFEMVKWDQLWEATLETLYMTSISVFTTFILGIVLGLLLFLTDKSNLWENRSVNVIIAAFVNIFRSIPFIILIVLLIPFTKLLVGTMLGANAALPALIIGAAPFYARMVEIALREIDKGVIEASQSMGATHGHIIFKVLIPESLPALISGLTVTAISLVSFTAMAGVIGAGGLGHFAYLEGFQRNRPIVTLVATIAILILVFIIQFIGDYFTKKTDKR from the coding sequence ATGGCTAGCTTTTTCGAAATGGTAAAGTGGGATCAGTTATGGGAGGCAACACTTGAAACCCTTTATATGACTTCCATTTCAGTTTTTACTACATTCATCTTAGGAATAGTTCTTGGTTTGCTGCTATTTCTTACAGATAAGAGTAATTTATGGGAAAACAGGTCGGTAAATGTTATTATTGCCGCCTTTGTAAATATTTTCAGATCCATCCCCTTTATTATCTTAATTGTTTTATTAATTCCTTTTACAAAATTATTGGTTGGAACCATGCTTGGTGCAAATGCAGCGCTGCCTGCCTTAATTATTGGCGCAGCCCCTTTTTACGCCAGAATGGTGGAAATTGCTCTTAGGGAAATCGATAAAGGTGTTATTGAAGCATCACAATCAATGGGAGCAACACATGGTCATATTATTTTTAAAGTATTAATACCGGAATCTTTGCCAGCATTAATTTCAGGACTTACGGTTACAGCTATTTCATTAGTAAGTTTTACAGCAATGGCTGGGGTAATTGGAGCAGGGGGACTTGGTCATTTTGCTTACCTTGAAGGTTTTCAGCGCAATAGACCTATTGTTACCTTAGTTGCAACGATTGCCATTTTAATTTTGGTTTTTATCATCCAATTTATTGGAGATTATTTTACAAAAAAAACAGATAAACGATAA
- a CDS encoding MetQ/NlpA family ABC transporter substrate-binding protein: MKKAFSLIIIALVAFALAACGGAKDDTADNAGEEGNKKLVVGASAVPHAEVLEAAKPLLEEKGIDLEVQVFQDYILPNVALRDKELDANYFQTPGYLELQMEENKDFDFVSVGGVHKEPIGIYSKEYKSLNDLPKGAKIIMSDSLSDHGRILPIFEKEGLIKLKEGVGANARVEDIIDNPKDLDFSTLIEAKLLASSFESGEGDAVVINTNYALEGGIDIGKYGIAFEGDDVVPANLVVVRSEDKDREEIKTLVEVLQSEEIKKFLQEKYQGAVIPGE, from the coding sequence ATGAAAAAAGCATTTAGTTTAATTATCATTGCGTTAGTAGCATTTGCCCTTGCAGCTTGCGGTGGTGCAAAGGACGATACTGCAGATAATGCAGGAGAAGAAGGAAACAAAAAATTAGTGGTCGGTGCATCTGCTGTGCCACATGCGGAAGTGTTAGAAGCAGCAAAACCATTATTAGAGGAAAAAGGCATTGATCTAGAAGTTCAAGTTTTTCAAGATTATATCCTGCCAAACGTAGCTTTAAGGGATAAAGAACTTGACGCAAACTATTTTCAAACACCAGGTTATTTAGAATTGCAAATGGAAGAAAATAAGGACTTCGATTTTGTAAGTGTAGGCGGCGTTCATAAGGAACCAATCGGAATTTATTCTAAGGAATACAAAAGCTTAAATGACCTTCCAAAAGGTGCGAAAATTATTATGAGTGATTCACTAAGCGACCATGGACGTATTTTACCTATTTTTGAAAAAGAAGGATTAATTAAGCTTAAAGAAGGCGTTGGAGCGAATGCAAGAGTAGAGGATATTATTGATAATCCTAAGGACCTTGATTTCTCAACTCTAATTGAGGCAAAACTATTAGCTTCTTCTTTCGAGAGCGGTGAAGGTGATGCAGTCGTAATTAATACGAACTATGCATTAGAAGGCGGAATTGACATTGGGAAGTATGGAATTGCATTTGAAGGCGATGACGTAGTACCAGCAAACCTTGTTGTCGTTCGCTCTGAGGACAAAGACCGTGAAGAGATTAAAACACTTGTAGAGGTTCTTCAATCAGAAGAAATAAAAAAATTCCTTCAAGAAAAGTACCAAGGTGCTGTTATTCCAGGAGAATAA
- the sufC gene encoding Fe-S cluster assembly ATPase SufC has protein sequence MAGSTLTIKDLHVEIDGKEILKGVNLEIKGGEIHAIMGPNGTGKSTLSSAIMGHPKYEVTSGSIMLDDENVLEMEVDERARAGLFLAMQYPSEINGVTNADFLRSALNSRLGEGNEISLMKFIRKMDKQMEFLEMDLDMAQRYLNEGFSGGEKKRNEILQLMMLEPKIAILDEIDSGLDIDALKVVSKGINQMRGEDFGCLIITHYQRLLNYITPDHVHVMMQGRIVKSGGPELAQRLEAEGYDWIKQELGIEDETVGQEA, from the coding sequence ATGGCTGGATCAACATTAACGATCAAAGATTTACATGTAGAAATTGATGGAAAAGAAATTTTAAAAGGTGTAAACCTTGAAATAAAAGGTGGAGAAATTCACGCAATCATGGGACCAAATGGTACCGGTAAATCAACTTTATCTTCTGCTATCATGGGACATCCAAAATATGAAGTAACAAGTGGTTCGATCATGTTAGATGATGAAAATGTACTTGAAATGGAAGTAGACGAACGCGCACGTGCGGGTCTATTCTTAGCGATGCAATATCCAAGTGAAATTAACGGTGTAACAAATGCCGATTTCCTGCGTTCGGCCCTTAATAGCCGCTTAGGTGAAGGAAATGAGATTTCTTTAATGAAATTCATCCGTAAAATGGATAAGCAAATGGAATTCCTTGAAATGGATCTTGATATGGCACAGCGTTACCTTAACGAAGGATTCTCCGGCGGAGAGAAAAAACGTAATGAGATCCTACAATTGATGATGCTTGAGCCTAAAATCGCTATTTTAGATGAAATTGACTCAGGTTTAGATATTGATGCTTTAAAGGTTGTTTCAAAAGGAATCAATCAAATGCGCGGAGAAGATTTTGGCTGTTTAATTATTACCCACTATCAACGACTTTTAAATTATATCACTCCTGACCATGTGCATGTAATGATGCAGGGACGCATTGTGAAATCTGGTGGACCGGAACTTGCACAACGCTTAGAAGCAGAAGGATATGACTGGATCAAGCAAGAGCTCGGAATTGAAGATGAAACAGTTGGGCAAGAAGCGTAA
- the sufD gene encoding Fe-S cluster assembly protein SufD: MTTETNLSFDKDIVRSFSKELNEPAWMEEFRLKALELSETLPMPRPDKTKIDKWNFTQFDAQPVKSDSFASLAELPEEVKALVGDESTAKNLYIQRNHTPAYISLSEELKGQGVIFTDIFTAIREHSELVQKYYLTEAVKTDEHRLIALHAALVNGGAFLYIPKNVEVKEPIHSIYLHDQAEANLVNHVIVVADDNSSVTYVENYLSTMESANSVFNIVTEVIAKAGSRVQYGAVDTLANGVTTYVNRRGSAGRDARIEWALGLMNEGNTISENTTNLVGDGAYGDTKTVVVGRGEQTQNFTTKVVHFGKNTEGYILKHGVMKDSASSIFNGIGHILHGASKSNAEQESRVLMLSEKARGDANPILLIDEDDVTAGHAASVGRVDPVQLYYLMSRGIPKKEAERLVIHGFLAPVVNQLPIEGVKKQLTAVIERKVR, translated from the coding sequence ATGACAACAGAAACGAATTTATCATTTGATAAAGATATTGTTCGTTCTTTTTCAAAAGAATTGAACGAGCCTGCGTGGATGGAAGAATTTCGTCTTAAAGCATTGGAATTGAGCGAAACCCTTCCAATGCCAAGACCTGATAAAACAAAAATTGATAAGTGGAATTTCACTCAATTTGATGCTCAACCCGTAAAAAGTGATAGCTTCGCATCACTTGCTGAACTTCCTGAAGAAGTTAAAGCATTAGTTGGCGATGAGTCTACAGCTAAAAATTTATACATTCAACGTAATCATACACCTGCATACATTTCTTTATCAGAGGAATTAAAAGGGCAAGGGGTTATTTTTACAGATATCTTTACAGCCATTCGTGAACATAGCGAACTTGTGCAAAAGTATTATTTGACTGAAGCGGTTAAAACCGATGAACACCGTCTAATCGCCTTGCATGCAGCACTTGTTAATGGCGGAGCATTCCTATACATTCCTAAAAATGTGGAGGTTAAAGAGCCTATTCATTCTATTTACTTACATGATCAAGCTGAGGCAAACCTTGTTAACCATGTAATCGTTGTAGCGGATGATAATAGTTCTGTTACGTATGTTGAAAACTATTTATCAACTATGGAATCTGCAAATAGTGTATTTAATATCGTGACTGAGGTAATTGCAAAGGCTGGTTCTAGAGTTCAGTATGGTGCAGTTGATACACTAGCAAATGGTGTAACCACTTACGTAAATCGTCGTGGATCCGCTGGAAGAGATGCTCGGATTGAATGGGCACTTGGATTGATGAACGAAGGAAATACCATTTCGGAAAATACAACTAACCTTGTTGGTGATGGTGCCTATGGTGATACTAAAACAGTCGTGGTTGGACGTGGCGAACAAACACAAAACTTTACGACGAAAGTTGTTCACTTTGGTAAAAACACTGAAGGTTATATTTTAAAACATGGTGTTATGAAGGACAGTGCTTCTTCTATTTTTAATGGAATTGGCCATATTCTGCATGGTGCATCAAAATCGAATGCGGAACAGGAATCACGTGTACTTATGCTCAGTGAGAAAGCACGTGGGGATGCGAACCCGATTCTACTTATCGATGAGGACGATGTAACGGCTGGTCACGCTGCATCCGTTGGACGTGTAGATCCTGTACAACTTTACTATTTAATGAGCCGTGGAATTCCGAAAAAAGAAGCAGAACGTCTGGTTATTCATGGGTTCCTTGCACCGGTTGTTAACCAGCTTCCGATTGAAGGAGTTAAGAAGCAGTTAACTGCCGTGATTGAAAGGAAAGTACGATAA
- a CDS encoding cysteine desulfurase has protein sequence MNVLDIRRQFPILDQEVNGKPLVYLDSSATSQKPIQVIETMERYYKEINSNVHRGVHTLGTRATDAYEGAREKVRKFINAKSTQEVIFTRGTTTALNTVAASYAADNLNAGDEIVITYMEHHSNIIPWQQVARRTGAVLKYIPLQEDGTLSLDDVRATVTANTRVVSVMQVSNVLGVINPIKEIAKIAHENGAIMVVDGAQSAPHMKIDVQDLDCDFLAFSGHKMCAPTGIGVLYGKKHLLEKMEPIEFGGEMIDFVHLQESTWKELPWKFEAGTPIIAGAIGLGAAIDFLNEIGLDNIAEHEHKLAAYALEKMSSVPGMTIYGPLDAAKRAGLVTFNISDVHPHDVATVLDAEGIAVRAGHHCAQPLMKWLKASATARASFYLYNTEDDIDKLVEGLVKTKEYFSDVF, from the coding sequence ATGAATGTCCTAGATATTCGTCGTCAATTCCCTATTTTAGATCAAGAAGTAAATGGAAAGCCACTTGTCTATCTTGATAGTTCAGCAACATCGCAAAAACCGATCCAAGTCATTGAGACGATGGAAAGATATTATAAAGAAATAAATTCCAATGTTCATCGTGGTGTTCATACGCTCGGAACACGTGCAACAGATGCCTACGAAGGGGCAAGGGAAAAGGTTCGTAAATTTATTAATGCAAAATCAACTCAGGAAGTTATTTTTACCAGGGGTACGACAACAGCATTAAATACGGTTGCCGCAAGTTATGCGGCAGATAATTTAAATGCTGGTGATGAGATTGTCATTACGTATATGGAGCACCATAGTAACATTATTCCTTGGCAGCAGGTTGCGAGACGTACGGGAGCCGTGCTAAAGTACATTCCACTTCAAGAAGATGGAACCCTCTCATTGGATGATGTTCGGGCAACGGTTACGGCCAATACCCGTGTTGTTTCTGTTATGCAGGTTTCTAATGTACTTGGTGTCATTAATCCTATTAAAGAAATTGCAAAAATTGCTCATGAGAATGGTGCGATTATGGTAGTCGATGGGGCACAAAGTGCTCCCCATATGAAAATAGATGTTCAAGATTTAGATTGCGACTTCTTAGCTTTTTCTGGACATAAGATGTGTGCTCCTACTGGTATCGGAGTGTTATATGGGAAAAAGCATTTGTTAGAAAAAATGGAACCAATTGAGTTTGGCGGAGAAATGATTGATTTTGTTCATTTACAAGAATCAACATGGAAAGAGCTTCCTTGGAAGTTTGAAGCCGGAACACCGATTATTGCAGGTGCCATTGGACTTGGTGCTGCCATAGATTTTTTAAACGAGATTGGCTTAGATAATATTGCAGAACATGAGCATAAGCTTGCAGCCTACGCATTAGAAAAAATGTCTTCTGTACCTGGAATGACGATTTATGGACCATTAGACGCAGCAAAACGTGCAGGTCTTGTTACTTTTAATATTAGCGATGTACACCCACATGATGTTGCAACTGTACTCGACGCAGAAGGAATAGCAGTCCGTGCAGGACATCATTGTGCACAACCGTTAATGAAATGGTTGAAGGCGTCAGCAACTGCTCGTGCAAGCTTTTATTTATACAACACAGAAGACGATATTGATAAGCTTGTTGAAGGACTTGTTAAAACAAAGGAGTATTTCAGCGATGTCTTCTAA
- the sufU gene encoding Fe-S cluster assembly sulfur transfer protein SufU, whose amino-acid sequence MSSNNLDNLYRRVIMDHYKNPRNRGILEDGSHTINMNNPTCGDRIQLTFKVEDGVVIDARFEGEGCSISMSSASMMTQAIKGKKVEEAIKLSKIFSDIMQGKEYDDDIDLGDIEALQGVAKFPARIKCATLAWKAMEKGLGEEEQQ is encoded by the coding sequence ATGTCTTCTAATAATTTAGATAATTTATACCGTCGGGTAATTATGGATCATTATAAAAATCCACGCAATCGCGGGATACTAGAAGATGGCAGTCATACAATTAATATGAACAACCCTACTTGCGGAGATCGAATTCAATTAACCTTTAAGGTTGAGGATGGGGTCGTAATCGACGCAAGATTTGAGGGAGAAGGCTGTTCCATTTCAATGTCATCTGCTTCAATGATGACCCAAGCAATTAAAGGGAAAAAGGTAGAGGAAGCAATCAAGCTTTCGAAGATTTTTTCCGATATTATGCAAGGGAAAGAGTATGATGACGATATCGATTTAGGTGATATTGAAGCACTTCAGGGTGTCGCTAAATTTCCAGCACGAATTAAATGTGCCACATTAGCCTGGAAGGCAATGGAAAAAGGATTAGGGGAAGAGGAACAACAATAA
- the sufB gene encoding Fe-S cluster assembly protein SufB codes for MAKKMPEIGDYKYGFADKDVSIFRSKRGLTSDIVIEISKLKNEPQWMLDFRLKSLEHFYKMPMPQWGGDLGSLNFDEITYYVKPSEKSEKSWDEVPEEIKATFDKLGIPEAEQKYLAGVSAQYESEVVYHNMKVELEDLGIVFKDTDSALRENEDIFREHFGKTIPPTDNKFAALNSAVWSGGSFIYVPKGVKVDTPLQAYFRINSENMGQFERTLIIVDEGAHVHYVEGCTAPVYTTNSLHSAVVEIVIKKDAYCRYTTIQNWANNVFNLVTKRAVCEANATMEWIDGNIGSKLTMKYPAVILKGEGARGMTLSIAIAGKGQHQDAGAKMIHLAPNTSSTIVSKSISKHGGKVTYRGVVHFGRKADGARANIECDTLIMDNQSTSDTIPYNEILNDNISLEHEAKVSKVSEEQLFYLMSRGISEQEATEMIVMGFIEPFTKELPMEYAVEMNRLIKFEMEGSIG; via the coding sequence ATGGCGAAAAAAATGCCAGAAATCGGTGATTATAAATATGGTTTTGCCGATAAGGATGTTTCCATATTTCGTTCAAAGCGTGGTTTAACGAGTGATATTGTTATTGAAATTTCAAAACTAAAGAATGAACCACAATGGATGCTTGATTTTCGTTTGAAGTCTTTAGAGCATTTTTATAAAATGCCAATGCCTCAGTGGGGCGGAGATTTAGGCTCATTGAATTTTGACGAAATCACTTATTATGTAAAACCATCTGAGAAATCGGAAAAATCATGGGATGAAGTCCCAGAAGAAATTAAAGCAACATTTGACAAACTAGGGATTCCTGAAGCAGAGCAAAAGTATCTTGCTGGTGTATCTGCTCAATACGAATCTGAGGTTGTTTACCATAATATGAAGGTAGAACTTGAAGATTTGGGGATTGTTTTTAAAGATACTGATTCTGCTCTTAGAGAGAATGAGGATATCTTCCGTGAGCATTTTGGCAAAACGATTCCACCGACAGATAACAAGTTTGCTGCACTAAATTCCGCCGTTTGGTCAGGTGGCTCATTTATTTATGTTCCAAAAGGTGTGAAAGTAGATACTCCATTACAGGCGTATTTCCGAATTAACTCTGAAAATATGGGGCAATTTGAGCGTACATTGATCATTGTAGATGAAGGCGCACATGTTCATTACGTTGAAGGCTGTACAGCACCTGTTTATACTACTAACTCACTTCACAGTGCAGTTGTAGAGATTGTTATTAAAAAAGATGCCTATTGCCGTTACACAACGATTCAAAACTGGGCAAACAATGTATTCAACCTTGTTACAAAGCGTGCAGTTTGTGAAGCAAATGCAACGATGGAATGGATTGATGGTAACATCGGTTCTAAACTAACGATGAAATACCCAGCTGTAATTTTAAAAGGTGAAGGCGCACGTGGTATGACATTATCCATTGCGATTGCTGGTAAAGGTCAACACCAGGATGCAGGAGCAAAAATGATTCACTTAGCTCCAAATACATCTTCCACCATCGTATCAAAGTCAATCTCTAAGCATGGCGGTAAAGTAACGTACCGTGGTGTCGTTCACTTTGGACGTAAAGCTGATGGCGCACGTGCTAATATCGAATGTGATACGTTGATTATGGATAATCAATCAACTTCTGATACGATTCCATACAACGAAATCCTAAACGACAATATTTCACTTGAGCACGAAGCAAAAGTTTCTAAAGTTTCTGAAGAGCAGCTCTTCTACCTAATGAGCCGCGGGATTTCAGAACAAGAAGCTACTGAAATGATCGTTATGGGCTTCATCGAGCCATTTACAAAAGAATTACCAATGGAATATGCAGTCGAAATGAACCGTCTCATTAAGTTCGAGATGGAAGGTTCTATTGGATAA